A region of Anopheles merus strain MAF chromosome 2R, AmerM5.1, whole genome shotgun sequence DNA encodes the following proteins:
- the LOC121589073 gene encoding UDP-glycosyltransferase UGT5-like: MTTQRWIALTLALAAICHVHAENILFLQTTPSKSHHIWNRQIFDRLYENGHNLTILSFEQETSVPGKTFLVMDGYYAKMMAAFADSAGDFSSYEHAFGNIMNVYQYYKVASGLLEEEDAIQRLLAYPRTFRFDLVIHDFTMGQWLLGFLEHFHNPPLVSISPYNIPSYTQYLADVPVYTTYLPHPASSFGTRMTFVERVQNTLYWWFDMLYRQQVYMPQEQQRLGRVFEGANRTHVKLLERRSELVLVNSDPALDFYQLLPPNVVQVGGLHIKRAEEMPPMMSQFIARANKGVVLFSFGTNVQSEMLGAEVNRQLLELFASMPDYGFIWKHANADGLLMPPNVLMAPWVPQSAVLANGRTKLLVSHGGLLSLQEAAWNGVPVIGVPFFADQFSNVRRIEQAGIGIGIPSAQLNAVTLKEAMDTILSDSSYRARGKELSYRFRTQPEPPLERAIFWIEKTIANKGLRYLRSPTRSMAPYQVYGLDMVGVVLLIALGYYLIFKRHSKPPTGEANKPKSD, from the exons ATGACGACACAGCGCTGGATCGCGCTAACCCTCGCACTAGCTGCGATCTGCCATGTGCACGCCGAAAATATACTCTTTCTCCAGACGACGCCCTCGAAAAGCCATCACATCTGGAACCGGCAGATCTTTGACCGGCTGTACGAAAACGGACACAACCTGACCATCCTTTCGTTCGAGCAGGAAACGTCCGTCCCGGGCAAAACGTTTCTGGTGATGGACGGGTACTACGCGAAGATGATGGCCGCGTTCGCCGACAGTGCGGGTGATTTCTCCAGCTACGAGCACGCGTTCGGCAACATCATGAACGTGTACCAGTACTACAAGGTGGCGAGCGGGctgctggaggaggaggacgccATCCAGCGGCTGCTGGCGTACCCGCGCACCTTCCGGTTCGATCTGGTAATACACGACTTCACGATGGGACAGTGGTTGCTTGGCTTTCTGGAGCACTTCCACAATCCGCCGCTGGTTAGCATCTCGCCCTACAACATCCCGTCGTACACGCAGTACCTGGCCGACGTACCGGTCTACACCACCTACCTGCCCCATCCGGCGTCCAGCTTCGGGACGCGCATGACTTTCGTGGAGCGGGTTCAGAACACACTGTACTGGTGGTTCGACATGCTGTACCGGCAGCAGGTGTACATGCCCCAGGAACAGCAACGGCTGGGGCGCGTCTTTGAGGGTGCGAATCGCACGCACGTCAAGCTGCTGGAGCGCCGGTCCGAGCTGGTGCTGGTGAACAGTGATCCGGCGCTCGACTTCTATCAGCTGCTGCCCCCGAACGTGGTGCAGGTGGGCGGTTTGCACATCAAGCGCGCGGAGGAGATGCCACCG ATGATGAGTCAGTTCATTGCCCGGGCGAACAAAGGCGTGGTGCTGTTCAGCTTCGGCACGAACGTGCAGAGCGAGATGCTGGGGGCGGAAGTGAACCGGCAGCTGCTCGAGCTGTTCGCCAGCATGCCCGACTATGGCTTCATCTGGAAGCACGCGAACGCGGACGGTTTGCTGATGCCCCCGAACGTGCTGATGGCACCATGGGTGCCCCAGTCGGCCGTGCTGGCCAACGGGCGCACCAAGCTGCTCGTTAGCCACGGCGGTCTGCTCAGCCTGCAGGAGGCAGCGTGGAACGGCGTGCCGGTGATTGGGGTGCCCTTCTTTGCCGATCAGTTTTCGAACGTGCGGCGGATCGAGCAGGCCGGCATCGGTATCGGCATACCGTCCGCGCAGCTCAACGCCGTGACGCTGAAAGAAGCGATGGACACGATACTGAGCGATAGCAG CTATCGCGCCCGCGGTAAGGAGCTTTCGTACCGCTTCCGCACACAGCCGGAACCTCCGCTCGAGCGTGCCATCTTCTGGATCGAGAAGACGATCGCCAACAAGGGCCTGCGGTATCTGCGCTCGCCGACGCGCAGTATGGCACCGTACCAGGTGTACGGGCTGGACATGGTCGGGGTCGTGCTGCTGATCGCGCTCGGATACTATCTTATCTTTAAGCGTCACTCGAAGCCACCGACCGGGGAGGCGAACAAACCCAAGAGCGACTAG
- the LOC121589075 gene encoding uncharacterized protein LOC121589075, with amino-acid sequence MKLQQCVIDFAIILITIPSLVVVALLLDYMMNRTGWAEQLEAQLIMAALAVAFFLICIMISVYLTHRVGNCLWAGPQPDQPSIYSIERGHDATLPPPSYESVMGGDHAPPSYEKISKIFPPPQEPPPPYAVALGRDVAAHI; translated from the coding sequence ATGAAGCTGCAGCAGTGCGTCATTGATTTCGCTATCATCCTGATAACGATCCCGTCGCTCGTCGTCGTGGCACTGCTACTGGACTACATGATGAACCGAACTGGGTGGGCGGAGCAGCTGGAGGCGCAGCTCATCATGGCCGCGCTGGCGGTGGCCTTCTTCCTGATCTGCATCATGATCTCCGTCTACCTGACGCACCGGGTCGGCAACTGTCTCTGGGCCGGGCCGCAGCCCGACCAGCCGTCGATCTACTCGATCGAGCGCGGGCACGATGCCACCCTGCCCCCACCGTCGTACGAGTCGGTGATGGGCGGCGACCATGCCCCCCCATCGTACGAAAAAATCAGCAAGATCTTCCCGCCGCCACAGGAACCGCCGCCCCCGTACGCCGTCGCGCTCGGTCGTGACGTGGCGGCCCACATCTGA